One region of Eupeodes corollae chromosome 1, idEupCoro1.1, whole genome shotgun sequence genomic DNA includes:
- the LOC129953813 gene encoding uncharacterized protein LOC129953813 isoform X2, producing MSNQLFFLSLADIFSVYPKIFRELIATEDVKRKTEGKLAKDIIYLPSDEEWLERVYHRLLEVQKKVNEALESGMTLEQITRRKERPIFDPNFVIEKFSPSSTPNGRFDLRKRCAPDQPIEFIDAEVLGSWPLENIAKAAKLLRKPPLPVEFGDEHEMRRVYSLIYDVFRYKVVMSNALTDVSFYALYPELMGDENRIWLMLFELFTRHFLKRKSEEIDLQNKLYREAQVYDIANCLWKQRIRLAASISRMRIRSGALELSQLLPTHLQNEKVAIAAANPIVSGWINPFLLENKIIAETYLKKLGLTEVVQGDHLTEQPLQENQYKWDRICPLFLSILPPDRSAFAQTDFIRNHYMIMQDRTFALAPAIVSQLLEHYELDGDVVQTHVSSPRSTAYLASLFRSINRVGEFLAYGCGAMLAEYKLYMTTLGIRNIRLFAEPFASISLEVQKFGTVVGILATPPNSFSAVADPIDLICSRGGDLNMLQVMTESEIGDHGKSRVAQILEEQRETLRLAMSRPQVQFVLYLTHSIVDCENQDMVERAVEHVNKNAFEKHLMHYKELKRLEALAEAEQVIIPASGKTQSPRKGTAGGASSATTNKTTDDAQQSKLRIGSRENSFQSEETIEDYSQIIKVPKTDEFEITKIPDVCMNQDDCLELVSMGCYIALVQRKEITRLDAKYLIKMAEERGLFGKNDRDKSAKSKSSSKKPEKVEVKKPITPKVARSSNKDEQDVLIQRLNQPTHASFIRSNVSKISSVNSRSLIFNSTQRQCYRHSKLHHQNSYESSLFSNEDPRGKQWWKITFEYIRMLQKRYKKKQKGCLEKKCDDITKLIKYAAYPLYLPCRDRRPFIPKEPYPVTMNYLDFDESSSCSDLRWTNDRGYWTT from the exons ATGTCCAACCAGTTGTTCTTTTTGAGTTTAGCTGACATATTCTCCGTCTATCCAAAGATTTTCCGTGAGTTAATAGCCACGGAGGACGTGAAACGCAAAACTGAGGGTAAATTGGCAAAGGATATAATTTATCTGCCAAGTGACGAAGAATGGCTTGAAAGAGTCTATCATCGCCTTCTCGAAGTTCAGAAAAAAGTCAACGAAGCTCTAGAAAGTGGAAT GACACTCGAGCAAATTACGAGAAGAAAAGAAAGAccgattttcgacccaaattttgttattgaaaaatttagtcCATCATCGACGCCAAATGGAAGATTCGATTTGCGAAAACGTTGTGCTCCTGATCAACCTATTGAATTCATTGATGCCGAGGTACTTGGGAGCTGGCCATTGGAGAATATAGCTAAGGCAGCGAAATTGTTGAGAAAACCACCACTTCCGGTAGAATTTGGTGATGAACATGAGATGCGCAGGGTATATTCGTTGATATATGATGTCTTTAGAT ATAAGGTTGTGATGAGTAACGCTTTGACTGATGTATCTTTTTATGCTCTATATCCAGAG TTGATGGGTGATGAAAATCGTATTTGGTTGATGCTTTTTGAATTATTCACAAGACACTTTCTCAAAAGAAAATCCGAAGAAATtgatcttcaaaataaattgtacaGAGAAGCTCAAGTTTAtg ACATAGCTAATTGTCTATGGAAACAACGTATCCGATTAGCAGCTTCGATATCACGAATGCGCATAAGAAGTGGAGCTTTGGAGCTGTCGCAATTATTGCCAACacatttacaaaatgaaaaagtagCCATTGCTGCTGCAAATCCAATAGTATCAGGTTGGATAAATCCTTTCTTATTAGA aaataaaatcataGCAGAAACATATCTGAAAAAGCTTGGCCTTACAGAGGTGGTTCAAGGAGATCATTTGACTGAGCAACCTTTGCAGGAGAATCAATATAAATGGGATAGAATTTGTCCTTTGTTTCTTTCGATACTTCCTCCTGATAGGAGTGCCTTTGCACAGACTGATTTTATACGAAACCATTACATGATCATGCAg gaCCGAACATTCGCCCTTGCTCCAGCAATAGTCTCCCAATTGCTCGAACACTATGAGCTGGATGGTGATGTTGTTCAAACACATGTCTCCTCACCACGATCAACAGCTTATTTGGCTTCCCTGTTCAGATCAATCAATCGGGTTGGGGAATTCCTCGCTTATGGATGTGGTGCAATGCTGGCAGAATATAAACTCTATATGACTACATTGGGCATACGAAATATTCGACTCTTTGCAGAGCCATTTGCATCGATTTCTCTGGAAGTACAAAAATTCGGAACAGTTGTGGGAATTCTGGCAACTCCACCGAACTCCTTCAGTGCGGTTGCAGATCCAATTGATTTGATCTGCAGTCGCGGAGGTGATCTTAATATGTTGCAAGTTATGACGGAATCCGAAATTGGTGACCATGGTAAAAGTCGCGTAGCACAGATTCTCGAGGAACAGAGAGAGACTTTGAGGCTGGCGATGTCTCGGCCTCAAGTACAATTTGTCCTTTACCTAACGCATTCTATTGTCGATTGTGAAAATCAAGATATGGTTGAAAGGGCGGTAGAGCATGTGAAtaaaaatgcctttgaaaagcaTCTCATGCACTACAAGGAACTCAAGCGACTTGAAGCTCTAGCCGAAGCTGAACAAGTGATTATTCCAGCTTCAGGAAAAACACAATCTCCCCGAAAAGGAACAGCTGGTGGTGCGTCTAGTGCAACTACAAATAAGACGACAGATGATGCACAGCAATCGAAGTTGCGTATTGGCAGCCGTGAGAACTCCTTTCAATCCGAGGAAACCATAGAAGACTACTCGCAAATAATAAAAGTTCCCAAAACTGATGaatttgaaataacaaaaattccCGATGTCTGTATGAATCAGGATGATTGTTTGGAACTTGTGAGCATGGGTTGTTATATTGCGCTGGTTCAAAGGAAAGAAATAACTCGCCTGgatgcaaaatatttaataaaaatggctGAAGAAAGAGGTTTATTTGGTAAGAATGATCGGGACAAAAGTGCCAAATCAAAGTCATCGTCGAAGAAGCCCGAGAAAGTTGAAGTGAAAAAACCGATTACACCTAAAGTTGCAAGAAGCAGTAACAAGGACGAACAGGATGTTTTG ATCCAGCGTCTAAATCAACCAACACATGCCAGTTTCATAAGAtcaaatgtaagcaaaatttcATCTGTCAACTCTAGAAGTCTGATATTTAATTCAACACAACGTCAATGCTATCGACATTCAAAGCTCCATCACCAAAATTCTTATGAG TCGAGTTTGTTTTCTAACGAGGATCCTCGAGGTAAACAATGGTGGAAAATAACTTTTGAATATATCCGAATGCTCCAGAAGCGATATAAGAAAAAGCAGAAAGGATGTCTGGAAAAGAAGTGTGACGATATcacaaaacttataaaatatgcTGCCTACCCACTCTATTTGCCATGCAGGGATCGAAGGCCTTTTATACCGAAAGAGCCTTATCCTGTGACTATGAATTATTTGGACTTCGATGAAAGCAGTAGTTGCAGTGATTTAAG GTGGACTAATGATCGGGGATATTGGACTACGTAA
- the LOC129953813 gene encoding uncharacterized protein LOC129953813 isoform X1, with amino-acid sequence MSNQLFFLSLADIFSVYPKIFRELIATEDVKRKTEGKLAKDIIYLPSDEEWLERVYHRLLEVQKKVNEALESGMTLEQITRRKERPIFDPNFVIEKFSPSSTPNGRFDLRKRCAPDQPIEFIDAEVLGSWPLENIAKAAKLLRKPPLPVEFGDEHEMRRVYSLIYDVFRYKVVMSNALTDVSFYALYPELMGDENRIWLMLFELFTRHFLKRKSEEIDLQNKLYREAQVYDIANCLWKQRIRLAASISRMRIRSGALELSQLLPTHLQNEKVAIAAANPIVSGWINPFLLENKIIAETYLKKLGLTEVVQGDHLTEQPLQENQYKWDRICPLFLSILPPDRSAFAQTDFIRNHYMIMQDRTFALAPAIVSQLLEHYELDGDVVQTHVSSPRSTAYLASLFRSINRVGEFLAYGCGAMLAEYKLYMTTLGIRNIRLFAEPFASISLEVQKFGTVVGILATPPNSFSAVADPIDLICSRGGDLNMLQVMTESEIGDHGKSRVAQILEEQRETLRLAMSRPQVQFVLYLTHSIVDCENQDMVERAVEHVNKNAFEKHLMHYKELKRLEALAEAEQVIIPASGKTQSPRKGTAGGASSATTNKTTDDAQQSKLRIGSRENSFQSEETIEDYSQIIKVPKTDEFEITKIPDVCMNQDDCLELVSMGCYIALVQRKEITRLDAKYLIKMAEERGLFGKNDRDKSAKSKSSSKKPEKVEVKKPITPKVARSSNKDEQDVLIQRLNQPTHASFIRSNVSKISSVNSRSLIFNSTQRQCYRHSKLHHQNSYESSLFSNEDPRGKQWWKITFEYIRMLQKRYKKKQKGCLEKKCDDITKLIKYAAYPLYLPCRDRRPFIPKEPYPVTMNYLDFDESSSCSDLSLSFEQNLSKYEKLKPRKSSHSTRSRPLGAVFITYE; translated from the exons ATGTCCAACCAGTTGTTCTTTTTGAGTTTAGCTGACATATTCTCCGTCTATCCAAAGATTTTCCGTGAGTTAATAGCCACGGAGGACGTGAAACGCAAAACTGAGGGTAAATTGGCAAAGGATATAATTTATCTGCCAAGTGACGAAGAATGGCTTGAAAGAGTCTATCATCGCCTTCTCGAAGTTCAGAAAAAAGTCAACGAAGCTCTAGAAAGTGGAAT GACACTCGAGCAAATTACGAGAAGAAAAGAAAGAccgattttcgacccaaattttgttattgaaaaatttagtcCATCATCGACGCCAAATGGAAGATTCGATTTGCGAAAACGTTGTGCTCCTGATCAACCTATTGAATTCATTGATGCCGAGGTACTTGGGAGCTGGCCATTGGAGAATATAGCTAAGGCAGCGAAATTGTTGAGAAAACCACCACTTCCGGTAGAATTTGGTGATGAACATGAGATGCGCAGGGTATATTCGTTGATATATGATGTCTTTAGAT ATAAGGTTGTGATGAGTAACGCTTTGACTGATGTATCTTTTTATGCTCTATATCCAGAG TTGATGGGTGATGAAAATCGTATTTGGTTGATGCTTTTTGAATTATTCACAAGACACTTTCTCAAAAGAAAATCCGAAGAAATtgatcttcaaaataaattgtacaGAGAAGCTCAAGTTTAtg ACATAGCTAATTGTCTATGGAAACAACGTATCCGATTAGCAGCTTCGATATCACGAATGCGCATAAGAAGTGGAGCTTTGGAGCTGTCGCAATTATTGCCAACacatttacaaaatgaaaaagtagCCATTGCTGCTGCAAATCCAATAGTATCAGGTTGGATAAATCCTTTCTTATTAGA aaataaaatcataGCAGAAACATATCTGAAAAAGCTTGGCCTTACAGAGGTGGTTCAAGGAGATCATTTGACTGAGCAACCTTTGCAGGAGAATCAATATAAATGGGATAGAATTTGTCCTTTGTTTCTTTCGATACTTCCTCCTGATAGGAGTGCCTTTGCACAGACTGATTTTATACGAAACCATTACATGATCATGCAg gaCCGAACATTCGCCCTTGCTCCAGCAATAGTCTCCCAATTGCTCGAACACTATGAGCTGGATGGTGATGTTGTTCAAACACATGTCTCCTCACCACGATCAACAGCTTATTTGGCTTCCCTGTTCAGATCAATCAATCGGGTTGGGGAATTCCTCGCTTATGGATGTGGTGCAATGCTGGCAGAATATAAACTCTATATGACTACATTGGGCATACGAAATATTCGACTCTTTGCAGAGCCATTTGCATCGATTTCTCTGGAAGTACAAAAATTCGGAACAGTTGTGGGAATTCTGGCAACTCCACCGAACTCCTTCAGTGCGGTTGCAGATCCAATTGATTTGATCTGCAGTCGCGGAGGTGATCTTAATATGTTGCAAGTTATGACGGAATCCGAAATTGGTGACCATGGTAAAAGTCGCGTAGCACAGATTCTCGAGGAACAGAGAGAGACTTTGAGGCTGGCGATGTCTCGGCCTCAAGTACAATTTGTCCTTTACCTAACGCATTCTATTGTCGATTGTGAAAATCAAGATATGGTTGAAAGGGCGGTAGAGCATGTGAAtaaaaatgcctttgaaaagcaTCTCATGCACTACAAGGAACTCAAGCGACTTGAAGCTCTAGCCGAAGCTGAACAAGTGATTATTCCAGCTTCAGGAAAAACACAATCTCCCCGAAAAGGAACAGCTGGTGGTGCGTCTAGTGCAACTACAAATAAGACGACAGATGATGCACAGCAATCGAAGTTGCGTATTGGCAGCCGTGAGAACTCCTTTCAATCCGAGGAAACCATAGAAGACTACTCGCAAATAATAAAAGTTCCCAAAACTGATGaatttgaaataacaaaaattccCGATGTCTGTATGAATCAGGATGATTGTTTGGAACTTGTGAGCATGGGTTGTTATATTGCGCTGGTTCAAAGGAAAGAAATAACTCGCCTGgatgcaaaatatttaataaaaatggctGAAGAAAGAGGTTTATTTGGTAAGAATGATCGGGACAAAAGTGCCAAATCAAAGTCATCGTCGAAGAAGCCCGAGAAAGTTGAAGTGAAAAAACCGATTACACCTAAAGTTGCAAGAAGCAGTAACAAGGACGAACAGGATGTTTTG ATCCAGCGTCTAAATCAACCAACACATGCCAGTTTCATAAGAtcaaatgtaagcaaaatttcATCTGTCAACTCTAGAAGTCTGATATTTAATTCAACACAACGTCAATGCTATCGACATTCAAAGCTCCATCACCAAAATTCTTATGAG TCGAGTTTGTTTTCTAACGAGGATCCTCGAGGTAAACAATGGTGGAAAATAACTTTTGAATATATCCGAATGCTCCAGAAGCGATATAAGAAAAAGCAGAAAGGATGTCTGGAAAAGAAGTGTGACGATATcacaaaacttataaaatatgcTGCCTACCCACTCTATTTGCCATGCAGGGATCGAAGGCCTTTTATACCGAAAGAGCCTTATCCTGTGACTATGAATTATTTGGACTTCGATGAAAGCAGTAGTTGCAGTGATTTAAG tttatcatttgaacaaaatttgagcaaatatgaaaaactaaaaccaagaaaatccTCTCATTCCACAAGATCCCGTCCTTTGGGTGCAGTTTTTATTACCTACGAGTga
- the LOC129953813 gene encoding uncharacterized protein LOC129953813 isoform X3 — translation MVLITFCRTLEQITRRKERPIFDPNFVIEKFSPSSTPNGRFDLRKRCAPDQPIEFIDAEVLGSWPLENIAKAAKLLRKPPLPVEFGDEHEMRRVYSLIYDVFRYKVVMSNALTDVSFYALYPELMGDENRIWLMLFELFTRHFLKRKSEEIDLQNKLYREAQVYDIANCLWKQRIRLAASISRMRIRSGALELSQLLPTHLQNEKVAIAAANPIVSGWINPFLLENKIIAETYLKKLGLTEVVQGDHLTEQPLQENQYKWDRICPLFLSILPPDRSAFAQTDFIRNHYMIMQDRTFALAPAIVSQLLEHYELDGDVVQTHVSSPRSTAYLASLFRSINRVGEFLAYGCGAMLAEYKLYMTTLGIRNIRLFAEPFASISLEVQKFGTVVGILATPPNSFSAVADPIDLICSRGGDLNMLQVMTESEIGDHGKSRVAQILEEQRETLRLAMSRPQVQFVLYLTHSIVDCENQDMVERAVEHVNKNAFEKHLMHYKELKRLEALAEAEQVIIPASGKTQSPRKGTAGGASSATTNKTTDDAQQSKLRIGSRENSFQSEETIEDYSQIIKVPKTDEFEITKIPDVCMNQDDCLELVSMGCYIALVQRKEITRLDAKYLIKMAEERGLFGKNDRDKSAKSKSSSKKPEKVEVKKPITPKVARSSNKDEQDVLIQRLNQPTHASFIRSNVSKISSVNSRSLIFNSTQRQCYRHSKLHHQNSYESSLFSNEDPRGKQWWKITFEYIRMLQKRYKKKQKGCLEKKCDDITKLIKYAAYPLYLPCRDRRPFIPKEPYPVTMNYLDFDESSSCSDLSLSFEQNLSKYEKLKPRKSSHSTRSRPLGAVFITYE, via the exons atggtTTTGATAACGTTTTGTAGGACACTCGAGCAAATTACGAGAAGAAAAGAAAGAccgattttcgacccaaattttgttattgaaaaatttagtcCATCATCGACGCCAAATGGAAGATTCGATTTGCGAAAACGTTGTGCTCCTGATCAACCTATTGAATTCATTGATGCCGAGGTACTTGGGAGCTGGCCATTGGAGAATATAGCTAAGGCAGCGAAATTGTTGAGAAAACCACCACTTCCGGTAGAATTTGGTGATGAACATGAGATGCGCAGGGTATATTCGTTGATATATGATGTCTTTAGAT ATAAGGTTGTGATGAGTAACGCTTTGACTGATGTATCTTTTTATGCTCTATATCCAGAG TTGATGGGTGATGAAAATCGTATTTGGTTGATGCTTTTTGAATTATTCACAAGACACTTTCTCAAAAGAAAATCCGAAGAAATtgatcttcaaaataaattgtacaGAGAAGCTCAAGTTTAtg ACATAGCTAATTGTCTATGGAAACAACGTATCCGATTAGCAGCTTCGATATCACGAATGCGCATAAGAAGTGGAGCTTTGGAGCTGTCGCAATTATTGCCAACacatttacaaaatgaaaaagtagCCATTGCTGCTGCAAATCCAATAGTATCAGGTTGGATAAATCCTTTCTTATTAGA aaataaaatcataGCAGAAACATATCTGAAAAAGCTTGGCCTTACAGAGGTGGTTCAAGGAGATCATTTGACTGAGCAACCTTTGCAGGAGAATCAATATAAATGGGATAGAATTTGTCCTTTGTTTCTTTCGATACTTCCTCCTGATAGGAGTGCCTTTGCACAGACTGATTTTATACGAAACCATTACATGATCATGCAg gaCCGAACATTCGCCCTTGCTCCAGCAATAGTCTCCCAATTGCTCGAACACTATGAGCTGGATGGTGATGTTGTTCAAACACATGTCTCCTCACCACGATCAACAGCTTATTTGGCTTCCCTGTTCAGATCAATCAATCGGGTTGGGGAATTCCTCGCTTATGGATGTGGTGCAATGCTGGCAGAATATAAACTCTATATGACTACATTGGGCATACGAAATATTCGACTCTTTGCAGAGCCATTTGCATCGATTTCTCTGGAAGTACAAAAATTCGGAACAGTTGTGGGAATTCTGGCAACTCCACCGAACTCCTTCAGTGCGGTTGCAGATCCAATTGATTTGATCTGCAGTCGCGGAGGTGATCTTAATATGTTGCAAGTTATGACGGAATCCGAAATTGGTGACCATGGTAAAAGTCGCGTAGCACAGATTCTCGAGGAACAGAGAGAGACTTTGAGGCTGGCGATGTCTCGGCCTCAAGTACAATTTGTCCTTTACCTAACGCATTCTATTGTCGATTGTGAAAATCAAGATATGGTTGAAAGGGCGGTAGAGCATGTGAAtaaaaatgcctttgaaaagcaTCTCATGCACTACAAGGAACTCAAGCGACTTGAAGCTCTAGCCGAAGCTGAACAAGTGATTATTCCAGCTTCAGGAAAAACACAATCTCCCCGAAAAGGAACAGCTGGTGGTGCGTCTAGTGCAACTACAAATAAGACGACAGATGATGCACAGCAATCGAAGTTGCGTATTGGCAGCCGTGAGAACTCCTTTCAATCCGAGGAAACCATAGAAGACTACTCGCAAATAATAAAAGTTCCCAAAACTGATGaatttgaaataacaaaaattccCGATGTCTGTATGAATCAGGATGATTGTTTGGAACTTGTGAGCATGGGTTGTTATATTGCGCTGGTTCAAAGGAAAGAAATAACTCGCCTGgatgcaaaatatttaataaaaatggctGAAGAAAGAGGTTTATTTGGTAAGAATGATCGGGACAAAAGTGCCAAATCAAAGTCATCGTCGAAGAAGCCCGAGAAAGTTGAAGTGAAAAAACCGATTACACCTAAAGTTGCAAGAAGCAGTAACAAGGACGAACAGGATGTTTTG ATCCAGCGTCTAAATCAACCAACACATGCCAGTTTCATAAGAtcaaatgtaagcaaaatttcATCTGTCAACTCTAGAAGTCTGATATTTAATTCAACACAACGTCAATGCTATCGACATTCAAAGCTCCATCACCAAAATTCTTATGAG TCGAGTTTGTTTTCTAACGAGGATCCTCGAGGTAAACAATGGTGGAAAATAACTTTTGAATATATCCGAATGCTCCAGAAGCGATATAAGAAAAAGCAGAAAGGATGTCTGGAAAAGAAGTGTGACGATATcacaaaacttataaaatatgcTGCCTACCCACTCTATTTGCCATGCAGGGATCGAAGGCCTTTTATACCGAAAGAGCCTTATCCTGTGACTATGAATTATTTGGACTTCGATGAAAGCAGTAGTTGCAGTGATTTAAG tttatcatttgaacaaaatttgagcaaatatgaaaaactaaaaccaagaaaatccTCTCATTCCACAAGATCCCGTCCTTTGGGTGCAGTTTTTATTACCTACGAGTga